In a single window of the Candidatus Zixiibacteriota bacterium genome:
- a CDS encoding roadblock/LC7 domain-containing protein, with amino-acid sequence MADDSLIFYEEEINQIDALISKMLKGAEAKCALLVDKDGHLITRQGFTHSLDTTALAALLAGSFASTKEIARLVGEPEFSVLFHQGKKDNIHMSLVGDRSILVVIFDDRTTIGMVRLYAKETSIELGKIFEKIKEQAADGAKAGISSDFASQAEDKLDDIFQD; translated from the coding sequence ATGGCTGATGATAGTCTGATATTTTACGAAGAAGAAATTAACCAGATTGATGCGTTGATTTCAAAAATGCTCAAAGGAGCCGAGGCGAAATGCGCTCTCTTGGTTGACAAGGACGGCCACCTTATCACGAGGCAGGGGTTTACTCACTCTCTCGACACGACCGCTCTTGCCGCTTTGTTAGCCGGGTCATTCGCTTCCACGAAAGAAATCGCCCGTCTCGTCGGTGAACCGGAATTCTCAGTGCTCTTTCATCAGGGAAAGAAGGACAACATTCACATGTCCCTGGTTGGAGACCGCTCGATTCTGGTGGTGATCTTCGATGACCGGACCACTATTGGTATGGTACGTCTGTACGCAAAGGAAACATCTATCGAACTGGGCAAAATTTTCGAGAAAATTAAAGAGCAGGCGGCCGATGGCGCCAAGGCCGGGATTTCAAGCGATTTCGCCAGCCAAGCCGAGGATAAGCTCGACGACATCTTTCAGGATTAA
- a CDS encoding roadblock/LC7 domain-containing protein, whose product MYDVLDDLNKTTGVTGSMLVGNDGIVIAANLDESFESEAIGALAASITTNIRKSLDRLNTTPLKQVTIEAEQGKLFFSDAGLGILVVTTEKQVNIGLIRLEIKNAISKLKLAG is encoded by the coding sequence ATGTATGACGTACTGGACGATTTGAATAAGACGACCGGAGTCACCGGTTCGATGCTCGTCGGCAACGATGGCATCGTCATAGCCGCGAATCTGGACGAATCGTTTGAGAGCGAAGCCATTGGAGCCCTGGCGGCGTCAATAACGACTAACATCAGAAAATCGCTCGACCGGTTAAATACGACTCCGCTCAAACAGGTGACCATTGAAGCTGAACAGGGCAAATTGTTTTTCTCGGATGCCGGTCTGGGGATACTGGTCGTTACCACTGAAAAACAGGTCAATATCGGACTAATCCGCCTGGAAATTAAAAACGCGATAAGCAAGCTCAAACTGGCAGGGTAA
- a CDS encoding roadblock/LC7 domain-containing protein yields the protein MISAVEIDDRINKCQKILDVDPNSQIFAALAEAYRKKGELEKAFRICQNGLKIHPSYGSAHVVMAKINLDRGLYDWAEIEANKAAEIDGVTRTIELLLAEIYIYKGEFQQAVKLLRKLTEADPQNDQIKRLLEIALKIPQEREKAVESATVQTDEKASQTDEVPVAKESSESEKLTARQVIEMAMTIPGIDGTLLVNFEGLVIDSEWNLTMDSSLCSATLSDVGHLLSQDLVKSSFGNFYSVLIETMNMTFYLVRVHDGLFLFVANESANLGTLRMKVENLLVSYR from the coding sequence ATGATTAGTGCTGTTGAAATAGACGATCGGATCAATAAATGTCAGAAGATTCTCGACGTTGATCCTAATTCACAGATCTTTGCCGCGCTGGCCGAGGCTTATCGAAAGAAAGGCGAATTGGAAAAAGCATTTCGCATCTGCCAGAACGGACTTAAGATCCATCCGTCTTATGGCTCAGCCCACGTCGTTATGGCAAAAATCAATCTCGATCGCGGCCTGTATGACTGGGCCGAAATCGAGGCCAACAAGGCAGCCGAGATTGACGGAGTGACGCGCACTATTGAATTACTTCTCGCTGAAATATACATCTATAAGGGAGAGTTTCAGCAGGCGGTTAAACTGCTTCGTAAACTCACCGAGGCCGATCCCCAGAACGACCAGATCAAAAGGTTGCTGGAAATAGCCCTCAAAATCCCTCAGGAGCGCGAAAAAGCGGTTGAATCAGCGACCGTTCAAACCGACGAAAAGGCCAGTCAGACCGATGAGGTCCCTGTCGCAAAAGAATCATCGGAATCTGAAAAACTGACCGCGCGGCAGGTGATTGAAATGGCGATGACCATTCCCGGTATCGATGGTACCCTGCTTGTCAATTTTGAAGGGCTGGTCATAGACTCCGAATGGAACCTGACCATGGATTCATCTCTGTGCAGTGCTACCCTGAGCGATGTAGGGCACCTGCTCAGTCAGGACCTGGTGAAAAGCTCATTCGGTAATTTCTATAGCGTATTGATAGAAACAATGAACATGACCTTCTATCTGGTCCGTGTTCATGATGGTTTGTTCCTGTTTGTGGCCAACGAATCGGCCAATCTGGGAACACTGAGAATGAAGGTCGAAAACTTGCTGGTGTCGTACCGGTGA
- a CDS encoding DUF4388 domain-containing protein — translation MSLAGNLKTVSFPDILQLLATGKKTGIFEVKTATRQKEVAFKGGNIIYASSVNSSEDLLGNMLLRRGKITKSDLDRAIALHKQTGRQLGTTLIDMNLFHKDDIAECLRLQIEEIVYNLFSWQDGDFVFHEGAAPSSAPFLIELNTMNVIMEGTRRIDEWMEIQKVLPPDDVLLALAKSPRVTKEDITVSLEEYRVMALINGERTLPDLINISPMGEFVTCRSVYRLIVGNLIEVVGRREDSPEEKEDEEEIILGVLFHLYNNCFFKIRSLVDDVLGENNGLFADFASQYRSGVFTYFPGVDPASDLSPSFEKFVSTARTFPSEVRLHKLMSGLESMLSEQLEYVFQLLGVSLYREAAVQVKKEIAEPLAVRRELVKRFGIDDGFYKTMKRADKVVKMVRG, via the coding sequence ATGAGCTTAGCCGGCAACTTAAAAACCGTCTCGTTTCCGGATATCCTGCAGCTTTTGGCTACCGGAAAAAAGACAGGCATATTCGAAGTTAAAACAGCCACCCGACAAAAAGAAGTAGCCTTCAAGGGGGGCAACATAATCTATGCCTCCTCCGTGAACTCGTCGGAGGATCTGCTCGGCAATATGCTGCTTCGCAGGGGTAAAATCACCAAGTCTGATCTGGACAGGGCCATCGCCCTGCACAAACAAACCGGAAGACAACTCGGCACCACGCTGATAGACATGAATCTTTTCCACAAAGACGATATCGCCGAGTGCCTCCGCTTGCAGATCGAAGAGATCGTTTATAATCTCTTCTCGTGGCAGGATGGCGACTTCGTTTTTCACGAAGGAGCCGCACCTTCCAGCGCGCCCTTCCTGATCGAATTGAACACCATGAACGTTATCATGGAAGGTACCCGTCGTATCGACGAATGGATGGAGATTCAAAAGGTTCTTCCGCCGGATGATGTACTCCTGGCGCTTGCCAAATCTCCCAGGGTCACCAAGGAAGATATAACCGTTTCCCTTGAAGAATACCGGGTCATGGCTCTGATAAACGGCGAGCGGACCCTGCCTGACCTTATTAATATTTCTCCAATGGGCGAATTCGTGACCTGCCGGTCAGTCTACCGTCTTATTGTCGGGAACCTCATTGAAGTCGTCGGTCGGCGCGAGGACAGTCCCGAAGAGAAAGAAGATGAAGAGGAAATAATACTCGGGGTGCTTTTTCACCTGTACAACAATTGTTTCTTCAAGATTCGCAGTCTGGTCGATGACGTCCTCGGAGAAAACAACGGTCTCTTCGCGGATTTCGCCTCACAATATCGCAGCGGCGTCTTCACTTACTTTCCGGGTGTTGACCCGGCTTCCGACCTGTCTCCGTCATTCGAAAAGTTCGTCTCTACGGCACGCACTTTTCCCTCCGAGGTCAGGCTGCACAAGCTGATGTCAGGGTTGGAGAGCATGCTGTCCGAACAGTTGGAATATGTCTTTCAACTGCTCGGCGTGAGCCTTTATCGCGAAGCCGCTGTTCAGGTAAAAAAGGAAATCGCCGAACCGCTGGCCGTGCGACGCGAACTCGTAAAAAGATTTGGAATCGACGACGGTTTTTATAAAACAATGAAAAGAGCAGATAAAGTCGTCAAGATGGTAAGAGGGTAA
- a CDS encoding ComEC/Rec2 family competence protein has protein sequence MVRKFPSIGILFCIVCGIVLADQLHIPSWLWLTSGMIAATGGLLYLSGPDSGRAALLFGLSLLFLSAFGFSIRYVDPGPLNVINFVENAERYHIFGKVTDWPDLKSDRTELKMSIDSLVSNRTFYPDGAILLRVTDTTTAIQRGDRLEFEAKIYPLRASGFSAAFDYRRYLNMKGVFGIVYLPTLLDVRVDKGNRYSIFPIIDELRDLIRESLYANLSPQSAAMAAGFLIGETRDIPVEVYQRFRDSGTLHLLAVSGSNVAIVLLFFIMLLRPLSLRPKRRAAVLITVIVVFTLLSYEEPSVVRASLMATLVITAGLLQRRYNLNNIIAATAMIILLYDPAQLFDVGFQLSFITAWGLIVILPIAAEFFRSVQNKWWYRWLIFPLMVSVVAQLCSLGVIAYYFGRVPLISPLANLVIVPLVSLAVAGILTVLVSHLILPMLGALFGSLLNLLLAVISHLVQFLGSENMPAAIVPDAPLWAVVCFYGFFTLSMWSIGKKPVRRVLVFSALTGANILLAAAFFASFNWTAGQRLTLLNIPGGVCAAVHPTGQNQADLIFTGIQGRNYPIDSRIIQPLLDELEIETIGKIIALTADYDGIDDLLRLSSRYRSRQIIVPKQCSAALREVCDRMDSLNLTAEITVFANQYPPAGHGRRCYRPGEAGVWVEVDNMEVLICHKLLPNNRLPQKCGSRRMLVIGQPWNVTEDVLLELESAGFQSLFCSKLEQRIAWPAADNPLVEVQDLNAAGTLSLDLK, from the coding sequence ATGGTGCGTAAGTTTCCATCTATCGGCATTCTATTTTGCATCGTTTGCGGAATTGTCCTCGCCGACCAGCTCCACATACCCTCATGGCTCTGGTTGACATCCGGCATGATTGCCGCTACCGGTGGCTTGTTGTATCTCAGCGGCCCTGATTCGGGAAGGGCGGCGCTGTTATTTGGCTTATCGCTGCTGTTTCTGTCCGCGTTCGGATTCTCCATCAGATATGTAGATCCCGGGCCCTTAAATGTGATAAACTTCGTCGAAAACGCTGAGCGATACCACATCTTCGGCAAGGTGACCGACTGGCCCGACCTGAAAAGTGACCGGACCGAGTTGAAGATGTCCATCGATTCTCTTGTCTCGAACAGAACCTTTTATCCCGACGGTGCGATTCTTCTGCGTGTCACTGATACTACCACGGCCATACAGAGGGGAGACCGGCTGGAATTTGAAGCGAAAATCTACCCGCTTCGAGCATCCGGTTTTTCGGCCGCCTTTGATTACCGCCGCTACCTGAACATGAAAGGGGTGTTCGGAATAGTCTACTTGCCGACCCTGCTTGACGTAAGAGTCGACAAGGGCAACCGCTACTCAATCTTTCCCATTATCGATGAATTGCGTGATCTCATAAGAGAATCCCTCTACGCGAATCTGTCGCCACAAAGCGCGGCCATGGCTGCAGGATTTCTAATCGGTGAAACCAGAGATATCCCGGTCGAAGTCTATCAGCGTTTTCGGGATTCCGGCACTCTTCATCTGCTGGCGGTGTCCGGCTCAAACGTCGCCATAGTCCTGTTGTTTTTTATTATGCTGTTGAGGCCGTTATCGCTCAGGCCGAAGCGACGGGCGGCTGTCCTGATCACTGTAATTGTCGTGTTCACGCTGTTGTCGTATGAAGAACCGTCGGTTGTCAGGGCCTCTCTGATGGCGACACTTGTCATAACGGCCGGGCTGCTTCAAAGACGCTACAACCTCAACAACATCATTGCCGCGACCGCGATGATAATCCTGCTGTATGACCCGGCGCAACTTTTCGATGTTGGCTTTCAACTTTCGTTCATTACAGCCTGGGGACTGATTGTCATTCTTCCGATAGCGGCCGAATTCTTCAGGTCCGTACAAAATAAGTGGTGGTACCGGTGGCTGATTTTCCCTCTAATGGTATCGGTGGTGGCCCAATTGTGCTCTCTCGGTGTGATTGCTTACTACTTCGGCCGTGTGCCGCTGATTTCGCCTCTGGCCAATCTTGTGATTGTACCTCTGGTCTCGCTGGCGGTCGCGGGTATTCTGACGGTTCTGGTATCTCATCTCATACTGCCGATGTTGGGAGCATTGTTTGGCTCGCTTCTCAACCTGTTACTGGCGGTCATCTCACACCTGGTTCAATTTCTGGGGAGCGAGAACATGCCCGCCGCAATCGTGCCGGATGCTCCACTTTGGGCCGTAGTGTGTTTCTATGGATTTTTTACCCTTTCGATGTGGTCGATCGGCAAGAAACCTGTCAGACGCGTGCTCGTATTTTCCGCCTTGACTGGTGCTAACATCCTGCTTGCTGCCGCCTTTTTCGCTTCGTTCAATTGGACAGCGGGGCAAAGATTGACTCTACTCAACATTCCCGGTGGCGTCTGCGCCGCGGTTCATCCCACCGGCCAAAACCAGGCTGACCTGATTTTCACGGGCATACAGGGGCGCAACTATCCGATCGATTCCAGGATAATTCAGCCTCTGCTTGACGAACTTGAAATCGAAACGATCGGCAAAATCATTGCCCTGACCGCAGACTACGATGGGATCGACGATCTTTTACGGCTCTCCAGCCGCTATCGCTCACGCCAGATAATCGTACCGAAGCAGTGTTCCGCCGCGCTGCGTGAAGTCTGCGATCGAATGGATTCCCTCAACCTGACCGCCGAAATAACCGTCTTTGCCAATCAGTATCCCCCGGCTGGTCATGGTCGGCGCTGCTATCGCCCCGGTGAAGCGGGTGTCTGGGTCGAAGTCGATAATATGGAAGTGCTGATATGTCATAAGCTGTTGCCGAATAATCGCCTGCCGCAGAAATGCGGGTCCAGAAGAATGCTGGTGATTGGCCAACCCTGGAATGTCACGGAAGACGTATTGTTGGAACTCGAGTCAGCGGGCTTCCAAAGCTTATTCTGTTCAAAATTAGAACAGCGAATTGCCTGGCCAGCGGCCGATAATCCCCTCGTAGAGGTCCAGGACCTGAATGCTGCCGGAACATTAAGCCTCGACCTGAAATAG
- the murJ gene encoding murein biosynthesis integral membrane protein MurJ, protein MSISNIHKNSLLGSAGVVSGATAFSRILGLVREQVMAYYFGAGMATDAFLTAFRIPNLLRDLFAEGALSAAFIPIFKEKLVTSSEKEAFRLADIVITAILLVVGLIVLLGIIASPAIVYISANGFTEIAEKFSLTVNLTRVMMVYLLLVSLSALVMGMLNSFGRFGIPAISPALFNLGIIVFVVAFYKFFSQPAYTLAIGVLLGGAGQLAIQLPALYKVGYRFRPMFGFLDETFKRVVNMLTPMIVGLSAGRINILVSTLLASFLMEGSISFLSYAYRLMHFPLGVFAVALGTVALPAVSELVAKKDSEGLKRAFDQTIGLNMFVVIPSAVFLALMGKEIVTLIYTWGAFSAQDSANTSLALLHYSYGLVGFAAVRVTVPFYYANNDSKLPMKASVISVALNIVLYYPLVKMLNFAGLAAATSLSGLLNFAILLYFLPSRGVEFSLPRLGLNLLRVSAASLLAFYIAKLVPLSFYSGNARIIVRLEQLVLPMIAGMLLYALFCWLMGVRELKDIIKRIF, encoded by the coding sequence TTGTCAATAAGTAACATACACAAAAACAGCCTGCTGGGTTCCGCCGGAGTGGTCTCAGGGGCGACCGCCTTCTCAAGAATACTCGGCCTTGTCCGAGAACAGGTTATGGCCTATTACTTTGGCGCCGGCATGGCCACCGACGCGTTTCTGACTGCCTTCAGAATCCCCAATCTGCTCAGAGACCTGTTCGCTGAAGGCGCGCTCTCGGCCGCTTTTATCCCCATTTTCAAGGAAAAACTGGTTACGTCCTCCGAGAAAGAAGCCTTTCGCCTTGCCGATATAGTCATCACCGCCATCTTGCTCGTAGTCGGTTTGATAGTCCTGCTGGGCATTATAGCCTCGCCGGCCATCGTCTATATATCGGCCAACGGGTTTACCGAGATCGCCGAAAAATTCTCACTCACTGTCAACCTGACCAGGGTAATGATGGTTTATTTGCTGCTCGTGTCGTTGTCTGCCCTGGTGATGGGCATGCTGAACTCCTTCGGCAGATTCGGAATCCCGGCTATATCGCCCGCTCTGTTTAATCTTGGCATCATTGTCTTCGTCGTGGCTTTCTACAAGTTCTTCTCCCAGCCTGCCTACACCCTGGCCATAGGGGTACTTCTGGGAGGGGCGGGCCAGTTGGCGATACAACTGCCGGCTCTGTACAAAGTTGGCTACCGCTTCAGACCCATGTTCGGATTTCTCGATGAAACCTTCAAGAGAGTGGTCAACATGCTGACCCCCATGATAGTCGGCCTGTCGGCCGGACGTATCAACATTCTGGTGAGCACTCTTCTGGCATCATTTCTTATGGAAGGTTCTATATCCTTTTTGTCGTACGCCTATCGCCTGATGCACTTTCCTCTCGGCGTCTTTGCCGTGGCTCTTGGCACGGTAGCTCTGCCGGCTGTCTCTGAACTTGTGGCAAAAAAAGACTCGGAAGGCCTCAAAAGGGCTTTTGACCAGACCATCGGCCTCAATATGTTCGTGGTCATTCCATCGGCGGTGTTCCTTGCCCTCATGGGAAAAGAAATCGTAACCCTGATCTACACCTGGGGCGCCTTTTCGGCACAGGACTCAGCGAACACCAGTCTGGCCCTTCTGCATTACTCATACGGTCTGGTAGGGTTTGCGGCAGTGAGGGTTACCGTGCCTTTTTACTACGCCAATAACGATTCCAAACTTCCGATGAAGGCCTCTGTGATATCAGTTGCTCTGAACATCGTACTCTACTATCCGTTGGTCAAGATGTTGAATTTCGCGGGCCTGGCGGCGGCCACATCGCTCTCAGGCCTGTTGAATTTTGCCATATTGCTGTACTTCCTTCCGTCTCGGGGAGTCGAATTTTCTCTGCCACGCCTGGGACTGAACCTATTGAGAGTCAGCGCGGCTTCACTTCTGGCCTTTTATATCGCCAAACTGGTGCCATTGAGTTTTTACAGCGGCAACGCCAGAATAATAGTACGCCTGGAGCAGTTGGTTTTGCCGATGATCGCCGGCATGCTGCTTTATGCTCTCTTCTGCTGGCTCATGGGCGTCAGAGAATTGAAAGATATAATTAAAAGGATTTTCTAA
- the rpsT gene encoding 30S ribosomal protein S20, producing the protein MPHHKSCKKRIKTSEARRLRNRGYTSYLRASVRELRALTRKDEATPKYREVVSLLDKAVAYGLIHKKNADRNKSRLAIFVQQLG; encoded by the coding sequence TTGCCGCATCATAAGTCCTGCAAAAAACGGATAAAGACTTCCGAAGCCCGGCGTTTGCGCAACCGTGGTTACACTTCGTACTTGAGAGCCAGCGTTCGGGAACTTCGGGCTCTCACCAGAAAAGACGAGGCTACACCCAAGTATCGTGAGGTTGTCTCGCTTTTGGATAAGGCGGTTGCGTACGGTCTCATTCATAAAAAGAATGCCGATCGCAACAAGTCTCGCCTGGCCATCTTTGTTCAGCAACTGGGTTAG
- a CDS encoding M20/M25/M40 family metallo-hydrolase, which translates to MKTLPVLLTIAILTSSIAAADDLGLVTIKNYYQAEVTRGILDPAYTRVEDRFLASVNAQQADLLTQAGIEFEIVMRDVDASATYLMFPPRKPDMAPSNIPESVDIGMGLKVSPYNSEIALSQTGRGKWKAVPLTELSVEYYYVSKAVTDLLMYLDSYPSDTLVDLVSQDSIYEFDTHLEDFETRYIWTTQIDAARDWMVQKFLDWGYTDVTTPEFYYGGDRHYNVMAVKPGYAEPDKVIVVGGHYDSITFGVDPGPYVYAPGADDNASGTTTMLELARILANVPLRKTVVFMAFSAEEVGLYGSAAAARTFYENGTNLEVMFNYDMVGYDPYNEYNIDLAGGENLAYRQISAQAATRLTSLTPITGAMGTSSDHYSFYRYGFEIVDAIESNFNYDGWHTNLDVSERMNFAYFTEVVKMAIASVGIVANSVHATDIEEVVDQGDGHSLEVFWTDCDPAYTYTLHYGTVSGSYPYSISIPTDVCSWVVDGLITGTAYYFAVEGETEGAYPASFLLEGSGVPLIIPRIPQGISLNIGIRQIGLNWNSNREADLSHYRLYRDDGSGAVLYQDNLTDTVYVDTGVEALTTYTYYLTAVDHDLNESGPSAQVSGMAYTFDQGVLLVDETYDDWVLPSQATQEAYFDSIFGATTYAIDTVAGTTDTLSRQKAGPYSSIFWLDDDSGNNDARYSEPTLEWYASNQTSIFIAGWKTVTSWVDSPVDTDHLLYAEFGVAAHSINTQNDFVGAVGQNGWPSLSMDTDNTWAGKMPYMSVLTPRAGVEVIYTFDSFTDNPAFEGLPCGLLYETAHGKRIVLSFPLYFLTPASSEAVIAMAVNVLGEGLGYVPCDIDGSGVVDPLDLGYMVDYVWKSGAAPPNLNAADVDGNCEIDPLDITYIVNYFYKGGTEPLPGCVY; encoded by the coding sequence ATGAAAACACTCCCTGTTCTTCTGACAATCGCGATCCTCACATCATCAATAGCGGCAGCCGATGACCTCGGACTTGTCACAATCAAAAATTACTATCAGGCCGAAGTAACCAGAGGGATTCTGGATCCCGCCTACACCCGGGTGGAGGATCGTTTCCTTGCCTCAGTAAACGCCCAGCAGGCCGACCTTTTAACTCAGGCAGGCATTGAGTTTGAGATCGTCATGCGCGATGTCGATGCTTCGGCGACCTATCTCATGTTCCCTCCTCGCAAACCCGACATGGCGCCATCGAATATCCCCGAATCGGTGGACATAGGTATGGGGCTAAAAGTCAGCCCATACAACAGCGAGATAGCGCTTTCTCAGACAGGCAGGGGGAAGTGGAAGGCGGTACCCCTTACAGAACTCAGCGTGGAATATTATTATGTATCCAAGGCAGTCACCGATCTGCTGATGTATCTCGACAGCTACCCATCCGACACGCTGGTGGACCTTGTCAGCCAGGATTCCATCTATGAGTTCGACACCCACCTCGAGGATTTTGAAACCAGATACATATGGACCACTCAAATCGACGCTGCCCGCGACTGGATGGTGCAGAAATTTCTCGACTGGGGTTACACCGATGTTACCACACCGGAGTTTTACTATGGGGGAGACAGGCATTACAACGTGATGGCTGTCAAGCCTGGCTACGCCGAGCCGGATAAGGTGATAGTTGTCGGCGGTCATTACGATTCAATTACTTTTGGGGTGGACCCGGGACCGTATGTCTATGCTCCCGGCGCCGATGATAACGCGTCCGGCACTACAACCATGCTGGAGTTGGCGAGGATCCTCGCTAATGTCCCCTTGCGCAAGACCGTTGTATTTATGGCTTTCTCGGCAGAAGAAGTTGGGCTGTACGGTTCCGCCGCCGCGGCCAGGACATTCTATGAAAATGGAACCAATCTCGAAGTTATGTTCAATTATGATATGGTCGGGTATGACCCTTACAATGAATACAATATTGATCTCGCGGGCGGCGAAAATCTCGCTTACCGCCAGATTTCGGCCCAGGCCGCTACGCGCCTGACCAGCCTTACGCCGATCACCGGGGCTATGGGTACCAGCTCAGATCACTACTCGTTCTACAGATATGGGTTCGAAATTGTCGACGCCATTGAATCCAACTTCAATTACGACGGCTGGCACACCAACCTCGATGTTTCCGAACGTATGAATTTCGCGTACTTTACCGAAGTGGTCAAGATGGCCATCGCCTCAGTGGGAATCGTGGCGAACAGTGTCCACGCCACAGATATCGAGGAAGTCGTGGATCAGGGTGACGGACACTCGCTGGAAGTGTTCTGGACCGACTGCGACCCCGCATACACATACACATTACATTACGGCACCGTCTCAGGCAGCTATCCTTATTCGATTAGTATCCCGACCGATGTGTGTTCCTGGGTGGTCGATGGTCTCATTACCGGCACCGCGTATTATTTTGCCGTCGAAGGTGAAACCGAAGGCGCTTATCCGGCCAGCTTCCTGCTCGAAGGGAGCGGGGTTCCACTCATCATTCCCAGGATTCCGCAGGGTATATCCCTGAACATCGGAATCCGCCAGATCGGTCTGAATTGGAACTCCAATCGCGAAGCCGATTTGTCCCACTACAGGCTTTATCGCGACGATGGTTCCGGAGCGGTCCTGTACCAAGATAACCTTACCGACACGGTGTATGTTGACACCGGAGTAGAAGCCCTGACAACCTATACTTATTACCTGACAGCTGTGGACCATGACCTGAACGAATCAGGCCCTTCCGCCCAGGTCAGCGGCATGGCCTATACCTTCGACCAGGGAGTTCTGCTGGTCGACGAAACCTACGACGACTGGGTGCTTCCGTCACAGGCAACACAGGAAGCCTATTTTGACAGCATATTCGGCGCGACCACGTATGCTATCGATACCGTGGCCGGTACAACCGATACTCTGAGCCGTCAGAAAGCCGGCCCTTACTCCTCGATCTTCTGGCTGGATGATGACTCCGGTAACAACGATGCACGCTACAGTGAACCGACCCTGGAGTGGTACGCCTCGAATCAGACAAGCATATTCATCGCAGGATGGAAAACCGTAACGTCATGGGTGGACTCACCGGTGGACACCGACCACCTGCTTTACGCGGAGTTCGGTGTAGCAGCGCACAGCATCAACACGCAAAATGATTTCGTCGGCGCCGTCGGACAGAACGGATGGCCATCGCTATCGATGGATACCGATAATACCTGGGCCGGGAAGATGCCATATATGTCGGTACTGACCCCTCGGGCCGGAGTGGAAGTCATCTATACGTTTGACTCGTTCACGGACAATCCCGCCTTCGAGGGCCTCCCGTGCGGGCTGCTTTACGAAACTGCCCACGGCAAGCGCATTGTGCTTTCCTTCCCGCTTTATTTCCTGACGCCGGCTTCGTCCGAAGCCGTGATTGCCATGGCTGTAAATGTTCTGGGCGAGGGTCTGGGTTACGTTCCGTGCGATATCGATGGTTCCGGAGTCGTTGACCCACTTGATCTGGGATACATGGTTGACTATGTCTGGAAAAGCGGAGCCGCGCCGCCCAATCTCAATGCGGCCGATGTCGACGGCAACTGCGAAATCGACCCGCTCGACATCACCTACATAGTCAACTATTTCTATAAAGGTGGTACCGAACCGCTGCCCGGCTGCGTCTACTGA
- a CDS encoding PaaI family thioesterase, with amino-acid sequence MKEVLKYSKCFVCGDSNNHGLKAKFLFDGEKATTDIVASDCFEGYRGIYHGGIISALLDEVMIKAILAEEKYAVTVELTVRYLLPVRVGERVRFTGRVIKTKGRVTFTEGVAMGENDQVYATATGKYIEADPNMKNELMKSVG; translated from the coding sequence ATGAAGGAAGTACTCAAATATTCCAAGTGTTTTGTCTGCGGCGATTCCAACAATCACGGCCTTAAGGCGAAATTTCTGTTCGACGGAGAGAAAGCTACAACGGATATCGTGGCCAGCGACTGTTTCGAAGGTTACCGCGGCATATATCACGGTGGGATAATCTCCGCACTTCTCGATGAAGTTATGATCAAGGCTATCCTGGCCGAAGAAAAATACGCCGTTACGGTGGAGCTTACAGTGCGCTATCTGCTTCCTGTAAGGGTGGGCGAAAGAGTACGGTTCACCGGTCGAGTGATAAAGACTAAGGGAAGGGTGACCTTTACCGAGGGCGTGGCAATGGGCGAGAATGACCAGGTATATGCCACAGCCACCGGCAAGTATATTGAAGCCGACCCGAATATGAAAAACGAATTGATGAAATCGGTCGGCTAA